The genomic DNA TGTGCAGCCAGAGTTAGCCAAGACTTTGCAAGCGATCGCTCAAGATCCCCAAAGCTTTTATCGGGGATGGATTGCAGAGGCGATCGCCCGCGACATGGCAAAAAATGGGGGCTTAATTACCGTTAACGATCTCCAGCGTTATCGCCCTACCTGGCGCACACCGCTTTGTGGCCCATTTCGGCAATATCAAGTCTGTTCCATGCCGCCGCCTTCATCGGGGGGCGTTCACCTCTTACAGATGTTGAACATCCTAGGCGACACTGACCTAAAAGCTTGGGGTTGGCGCAGCCCAGATGCTCTACACTTGCTGGCTAGCGCGATGCAGATTGCCTACGCTGATCGCGCTGTCTATCTAGGCGATCCTAAGTTTGTTCAAGTTCCAGTCCAAGCCTTAACTAGCCAAGCTTATGCAGCAGCGCGGCGACGAGAAATTCCACCCCAGCAGGCCCGCTCCTCGAAAGTTGTGAAGGCGGTTGAGCCAGCCATTTTGCAGCGATTTATGGCCCAGGCCGAGTCTAATGACACTAGCCATCTCACAGTGGTAGACCCAGCCCGGAATGCAGTCAGTCTCACTTTTACAATCAACGGTGGCTTTGGGGCGGGGGTCGTAGCACCGGGGACAGGAATTTTGCTCAACAACGAAATGGATGATTTTGCGATCGCCCCTGGTACTCCTAATCTTTATGGGCTGGTAGGAAATGAGGCTAATGCGATCGCCCCTGGCAAAATCCCGCTTTCCAGCATGACTCCCACCATTGTCACAGAGCAAGGCAAGTTGCGTTTGGCGGTAGGCTCTCCCGGTGGCAGCACGATCATTACCACCGTTTTTCAGATTATTCTGAACGCTTTGGTCTATGACATGGATGCTGGCGCTGCTGTTTCTGCCTCCCGCATTCATCACCAATGGCTACCCGACACCCTAAGAGTAGAACCTTGGGGACTAGATGCAGCAACCCTGAAAGATCTACGTCAGCGAGGCTACAAACTCGACGAGCAAACCCCTTGGGGCAACGCCAATTTAATTATTGCCACTCCCAATAGTGCTCTCGAAGGAGCAACTGATCCACGAGGCGAAGGAGCAGTCCGAGGTTTTTAGCCTTCCCACTAAGCAGTGTGGCGTAGCACCTCTAACTCCAGCATGGCATCAATCATGGCCCAAGCTTTACCTAAGGCTTCGTTCAGCTCTGTCACTCGAATGCCATAGCGTATTCTGCCGCGCTGCCATTGCAACCATACACCTCGGTCGTGGTCTGACTTCTTGAGGTAAATCGGAATTGCGTGGTAGGTTGTGTAGGGTTTTAAAGGGGCCATTACCAAAACCTCGATGCCAAAAATAATTGAGTTTATTGAGAGATTAATCGTGGATTGCACCCAGGTGATCGTAAGGATTTAATTTTATCTATAGCCGTAATTCTACTAGCCAGATGGGTGAGTTGAATCCACCTTTTTAGATAAATATTTAATCCCTTCTAAAGATATATAGAAATGTAGCGATCGCCTTTGGCAACTACTTTTCGCAGCCATGTAATTCCGGTCAAAAGCTTCTTCAAGAAGTTTTTGGTTACCTGCAAATACTTAGTTCCAGACTTATTCAATGTTTCCGTAAATTTTCGGTAAAGTTTTTGTAAGCTTATTAAATTCTTGAATGGGGTGCAGCGGTTCCATGCCCTTATTCACAAACAGTTTGTGAACGCTATAGCTGTTAGGTATTTATATTAGGTATCTGTACCTAAATTTCATTGGCCGAAATTTGGGGAAGAGATTAGGATAGAAGCCTCGATCGTCGCCAGCATCTAAACCGCCTCATTGAGAATTCAGCGCTTATGGAACCAACCATCAGTCATGCGTTAAAAGAGTGGGCTGTAGCTGTCAATGCCTTGGCGCAGGGACAAACTATTCTGCTGTTACGCAAGGGAGGGATTAAAGAGCAAGGTGGAGCTTTCAAGGTAGCTTATGACCAAGTGCTACTCTACCCTACCTACGAGCACCAAAAACCTGAACTGCTCAAGCCTAACTATGCGGCTCAAGTTCAATCAGTATCATCGGGTTGGCATCCTGAAACGGTTCCCATTAGCGCTTGGGCTCAAATCACTCACATTATCCAGGTCAGTGAGGCGTCAACCTTGGCTCAACTGCTCCCCTTCCACGTTTGGAATGAGCAGTTTGTGAGCGATCGCTTAAAGTGGAAGCCCCGTACACCGCTGTATTTGCTGCTGCTACGGACTTATCGTCTCCCGCAGACCCAAATGATTCCCTATCATCTAGAGTATGGAGGGTGCCAATCGTGGATTGATTTAGCCACCTCGATTTCACTAGCTGATTCAGTACCAGCGCTCAGCGATGCCGAGTACAGTCACCAGACCAAAACGATTCAAACGATGATCAATGAATCGACGGTTCAAACGACAGTGACTTCTTTATGACTATAAAATAACGCTATTCATTAGACCTCCTGCACGAATAATAAAAGCCCCCTCCTGTCCCCCAATTCTGGGGGAAGTTAATACTCGGTCCCCCCCAGAATTGGGGGGTTAGGGGGGCGAGATTCGATTCATGCAGGAAGTCTATTACTCATCCAACCCCTTTCTCCACAGCATCACCACCATGGCTAAGCAAAGAAGTCGGTTAGCTGATCGCCCGTCCACTCGCAATAGACAACCCATGTCTTTTACGTTAGAAAATATTACGCAAAGAGATTTCTTTGTCGCCCTAGGAATATGGGTCTTTCTGGAAGTTTTGGCTCTCTTACTGTTTCCAGCAATGGGATTGATCAAACCGGGCGATCGCTTGCAGGGATGGATCGCGACCAGTATCCCACTCGGGTTAATTGGGGCGTTCTTAGTTGGCGCAAGTTCACAGTATATCAATGTCACTGTGGATCGCGCAGATAGAACGAACAAGCCTTTGCTGATTTTGTTAGGGCAAGCTGTGGGCTGGCTGGGTCTAGCTGGCGTTCTATTTCCCCTACTCGTCGTGGCAATTGAGTTTTTTACTAATACACTCGGCAAAGCAGGTTGAGGCGGAGCTGCAAGTCGTCATTCTAGCGCCAGCAAACTACCTCGTTGAACACGGGTAATTTATATCACATTTGTCTAGCTGGGTTGCGGTCGAACTTCGCCGATTTTAAGGCTGGGCCAAGAGTTGCACAGAGGTAGTGGATGCTTGGCTTGGGGAGGTGACACGCTTGAGTTGCGAATGGCCTGAGAGGAAAGCAACAGCAGCAGTAATGGCGATCGCGTTAATAACAAGAGTGCTGCGTGAGGAAAATGATTCAGACATGACGATAACAGGAAATGAATGCTAATTTCGTTATGACATTCCCTCCAGCTAGTTCACGTGATCTTACAGGTGTTTATCTGTAATCTCTGTCACAAGAAGGCTTGGAACGGTTTGTCTGGGCAATGGCGCAATGGCGATCGCTTCGTAACTCTGGTGCCCAAGGATCAGTGATGACTTCTCAAATTCCCGCCAACTCAGACACCAATCTTTTCGATCCGCTCACCCCCAAACCTTTGCGAAGCAAGCCAACGCTTGAATCTCTAGGTGAGCTAAGAGCAAGAGCCCTAGAACAAATCCGAGCGAGTTTGCGGCCTGGGCAGCAGCAAATGGCAGATTGGCAAGGTGGACCGTTGGCAGTTTCTGCGGTGCCTGGAGCGGGAAAGTCAACTGGGATGGCAGGGGCAGCGGCGATCGCGATCGCGCGTTACCAATTGCATAACAGCCGTCAACTGGTTGTCGTCACCTTTACCCGATCGGCGGCGGCGAATGTTAAGGCCAAAATTCGCCAAGCCCTGCGAGCCATGTCTCTCCCTCAGGGGGGCTTTGTGGTGCAGACGCTACATGGTCTGGCCCTCAATATTGCCACCCGACACCCTGATCTTTCTGGGCTCAACTTAGAGCGCTTAACTTTAATCTCACCGACCCAAAGTCATCGCCTGATTCGCGCTTGTATTGAGCAATGGATTGCTGATCATCCAGCTTTATACCAACAGTTGCTGGAAGGGCAACACTTTGATGGAGAAGAAACAGAGCGATTGAGGCGACAGTCAGTGCTGCGGACAGAAGTGCTGCCCGAACTGGCTCAAACCGTCATTCATGAAGCCAAGAGTTCTGGTTTGTTGCCTGAAGATTTGCAGCGCTTGAGTCAGGAAATTACATCAGATGGTTATGGAGTCTTAGAAGTCGCCGCTGGGCTGTATGAACGGTATCAAACTTTGCTGCGATCGCGAGACTTCATCGATTACGACGAAATGATTTTGTCTGCCCTGCGAGTGTTAGAAAATGACAGTGCTCGCCAGCTTTGGCAAACCCAAACTTTTGCAGTGTTTGAAGACGAAGCCCAAGACTCTACACCCCTTCAAACCAGGTTATTGGAGATCTTGTCTACCGATCCCAGCAATGCTGAGCAATTACCTAACTTAGTGCGAGTGGGCGATCCCAACCAAGCCATCAACTCCACCTTCACCCCAGCTGACCCCGTTTTCTTTCGAGAGTTTTGTGAACGCTGTGGCACCCAAGACCGATTAGTCACGATGGATCAGGCGGGTCGCAGCACCCAGATTATTATTGATGCTGCCAATTTTGTCATGGAATGGGTAAATCGCACCTATGGAAGTCAGCGATCGCCAGCTGCACCTCAAGGTAACGAGACGGTTCTCCCTTTCCGACCCCAGCACATCCATCCCGTTGATCCACAAGATCCCCAACCTGATGCCAACCCAGCTCCCACTGGGCGAGGTTTAGAGCTACACACCCCCCGTGACCCTTATCATACGGTCGAGTTAATTGGGCAGCGGGTCATAGATCTGTTTGGACAAGATCCCCAAACGCAAGCAGCCATCTTGGTGCGCGAAAATAAGCAGGGACGCTTTATTGCAGAGAACTTAAGTTACCTAAAGCGAGATTACGGCATTGAAGTTTACGATGTTGGCGATCGCGATCGGCACTCGAAAGTCCCAGGTGAAATCCTGGCCCTGCTGCAATTTATCGATCGCCCCCATTCCCCCGACAACCTGAAAGCTGCCCTTGCGGTTTTAGTCGAGCGGCAGTTAATCCCCTCGCAAGATTTGAACGCGATCGCCAGTCTCCCAGAACAGTTTCTATATCCTGGCCCGCTTGACCCCGCTCAAGCCGATCCGGTACAAAAGGCCCGCCGTTTCTGCAACAGCTTGCTCCGAGCCCGCTTGGAATTGCCCCATTATCAATTCATTTCCTTCCTAGCTTTAGCGCTGAATTATGATCAGGCGGAATTGGCGACAGCAGATAAGCTAGCCGAACGCATCGCGCAGCAAACGGTAGGCGATAGCTCGATGAGCGCAATGTTGATGCGACTGGGCGAAATCGTGAGTTCAGAGAAATTTGAACCTGTAGAAACAGAAAACTCAGAAGCTCGTTACACGCGATCGGGACAACTGACCATTATCACGATGCACAAGGCTAAGGGGTTGGACTGGGATTATGTATTTCTGCCCTTTCTGCATGAGCAAACCATTCCGGGTGGTCTGAGAATTCTGCCGCAATCTCAGTTTCTTGGGGACTTTACTCTGGCAGAAGTCGCTCGCGCCCAGATTCGCGCTAGCTTACATGGTCAGTTTCCTCTCCCTGATGTTGCAACTGCTTGGGAGCGGGCAGGGCAGTTGAAACTGGCAGAAGAGTTTCGGCTGCTTTATGTCGCAATGACTCGTGCCAAACGCCTGTTGTGGATGTCTGCGGCCCAAAAAGCGCCATTTACTTGGAATAAACCTAATAATTTAGAAGACAAAAAACCCTGCCCCGTTCTACCCGCACTCAAACGCCAGTTTCCTGAAGCAGTGGTTTCCTGATGGTAGTAGCTCCCTAGAGTCAGGCAATGCACACAAATGTCCGTTGTGCTGCTTCAGTCTGCCTTGCCGTCAGAATCGTCTTCATTGGTTGGGTGCATTGGGTCTTTCAGGCTTAGAACCACCAGGAATTAAACTTCCATAAGGAAGTTTTGGTAAAGATTGAATATTAGGACCAGGTAAAGTTTCTGGCTGCCCCGTCTCTGGACCTATTGGAGTTTTCGGTTCATCTGGAATGTCTGGATCATTCAACACATCCCGAAAGTATTTGCCTGAAAGTCCAGCCGCTGTCAGTGTGGGTACGCCTGCACGCAGATCGACAACATAAGCAATGTATTGCGTTTTAAAGGGCTTTAGTTTTCCATCATCCTCAACAGAGGGCACAAACTCGGTTGCATCGAAATTGCCTTTTATGACAACTAAAGCAAGTGGTGGAACCTCTCCAATCGGACTGAATCCTAAATCAATCGCTTCAAGTTCGGGCAAGGTAATGGGGAGATTTAAGACAACTTTCGGACTGCCATTAAGAACCTTGAACTGAAGATTGTCAACTTTGAGGAAGTTTAGGGCAACTTGTTCAAGTTCCTGCTTAGAAGCATTAATTAGTGAACGTCTCTTAAGAAAAGACTTAATGGAAGGCTTTTCCGGCGAATCTTCTGAAGAATTATTGCTTGGTTCGGTCATAGCAGTCTTCTGTAATAGAAATACTGTTGTTACGACTCCCATACAATTACAAAATCTGGGGATTTTCCAGATTCTAAGAAGGCTCAAAAGCTTGTTTTCCAGTAGTCCCCGAGTTTGAGCCACCAAAATCGATCGCTGAATCCTTCTCCTCTATGCCTTCGACAAACCCAGAGCATGGCTACGCTAGCGCCCCTACAAGAATAACAAATGCGATCGCCCTCCAATTTCTCTAGAGTTGCGATCGCATTAAAAACTTATTTTGGCCCCAGTTTTAGATCAAGAGCTTACTGAAAGTTCTTCGGGCCTTGATAACCTGACAATTCAGCCAGCTTTTCTAGAGATTGGGTTCCCCCAAAAAACTGTCCATTGATTTCCCAAGTCGGATAGCCTTCAATCTTCTGAGCTTTGCAGACTCCAGGTTGAGCGTTCTGGCCGCCCGGATCGCACTCAATGTAATTAATTTGCTTGGCACCCTCACGACCAAACAATTGTTTTTGGTCATTGCAGTGGGGACACCAGTAAGCGCCATACATTTTGGCTCCAACTTGGCTGAGGTGCTTCGCTAGACCAATTTGAGCAGGGCTAGAAGGAGTTGTCACCAAGGCACCCGGTTCTCCAGCACCAGAACCTGACGCGCTCGTAGTGCCTGTACCGTCAATGCTGGCGTAAACCCCCAGAGTTCCGACCAAGGTCACCAACCCAACGACCAATCCTGTGAAAAAGAGTTGCCCGACATCTTCCCAGGTTCGACCGATGACTGTCAGAACCAGGAAGCTAATTGAGAACAGCGCCGACGCTAGACAGTAGAGGCATAACGCTTTGATTTGAAATGCCAGCAGGTACATCAAGTAACCGCTAAACACCGTCATTGCTGTACCGATCGCTAACATTAGCGGCCAAGTCCAGTTTTCCAACTTGGCGTGCAAGTCTTTGTTGGCAGAAGTATTCACCACTAAAGGCGCGATCGCCAACCCCCCCATACTGGCATAAGCCAAAAAACCAAATAGCGTCAATGGCAAGCCAAATACTGTGGCGTAGGGGCTAGAAAGTACCTGTTCGCAGCCGCTAGTGGGACAGGCCGCAGCCCCTCCTGTCAGCTTGATGATGGTTAGGTAGCCTGTTCCTACAGCTCCCACAGCCGCGATCGCGGCAATAATCACGCGAGACCAGCGATGAATCCAAGGAGTAGAACGTCGGCGTCTCATAAAACCCCTGTGCAATTAACTGAACTTGATCATTGCCAATCTAGCTTATAGCACCCTATTAAGTGAGTGACTACTCCACTTGGCAACAGGTTATTCCGAATAAGAATGGGCCGTGATGGAGGTCATAGGCTTTGCTTGCCCTTTCATCGCCAAACTACGACGCATCGACTCTACAAAACGGCTCACCCGAATTGGGTCTACTGGCTGCTCAATGCGGCCATGCCGCTTCAAGGAGCTGGAGACGATCACCCCATCTGCCGCTTGAATTAGGGTCGGGATATTTTCCCAATCCGCCCCACTGCCAATAAACACAGGCGTACCATTTGCCGCTGCTGTCGCCAGCTCCAAATCTTCCAAGCTGGGAGGGCTACCCGTGGCCCAACCAGATAAGATCACCCCATCGGCCAAACCACGCTCAATGGTTTCTTGCACCGCTGTGGTCAAATTAGGTGATCCCAAGGGTCGGGCGTGCTTCACTAGCACATCCGCCAAGATTTTGACATCGCTGCCCAGTTCCCGACGATAGCGTAAGAGTTGATGCGCTTGCCCTTCGATTAGACCTTGGTCAGTTGCCATCACCCCAGTCAAAACATTGACTCGAATAAAGTGAGCCTGCACACAGGTCGCGATCGCTATTGCACTCTGAGCATCGTTACGCAGCACATTGAGCCCGATAGGCACCGTCACAAGATGCATCAGCCGTTGCACAATCAAGCTCATGGCACTCACCACAGCCGGATCAACGCGGTCTTTGGCAAAGGGAGCATCAAAAAAGTTTTCTACGATAATGCCATCTACACCGCCTGATGCCAAAGCTGTAGCTTCTTGCTCAGCGCGATCGATGACAGCCTTTAGGCTCCCTCCCCAACGCGGCGAGGCTGGTAAAGGCAGCAAATGCACAACACCAATGATGGGATTCGCGGTTTTGAATATGTGATTTAAGTCCACTTGCTTCAAATATCTCGGACTCAGCGGCAAAGGTCAGATAATCAAAATGATAACTTCTTACCGCACTTCTATTCGCTGTAAAGATTGATTCGCTAGCCCACCTTTCAGTAAATGCTTCAACGCTACGAACAAACAGTAAGCCTTTCTGAAACTCGCGATCGCTTTTGCAAAATCACTTTAGTTAGCCCAAGCAAGGCCGAAGTGGACATCAGCCAATCGCTAGCACTAGTCATCATTGAACCAACTTAATATGTTGTAACCGTTAAATTGTGCGGTACTATGGAGACTCGTGCTATTTGGCGATTGCAGTCAACGGCCTCCATCGGACAGCAAACCAGCGGGGTTGGAAAGGCGATCGCAACAGTCTCAACGGCCTGACCTCTCCCTGTCTCAACGCTGATCTCCTTAATACTTACCGAACTCTGAACTTCATGGGCAATAAGCCAACTATTTCCGTCGCACATTTAGGTTGCGAGAAAAATCGAATTGACACTGAACACATGCTCGGTCTGCTGGTAGAAGCAGGCTATCAAGTTGATACCAACGAAGACTTGGCCGACTACGTCATCGTCAACACTTGTAGCTTCATTCAAGCAGCGCGAGAGGAATCGGTTCGCACCATTGTTGAGCTGGCTGAAGCCAACAAGAAAGTGGTGATTACGGGTTGCATGGCCCAGCACTTCCAAGAAGAGTTGCTAAACGAGTTACCGGAAGCCGTGGCCCTAGTTGGGACAGGTGACTACAACAAAATCGTCAACGTGATTCAGCGGGTGGAAACGGGTGAGCGCGTCAAGGAAGTAACGCCAGAGCCGACTTATATCGCTGACGAAACTACTCCTCGTTATCGCACCACCACGGAAGGCGTCGCTTATCTGCGGGTGGCAGAGGGTTGCGATTACCGTTGTGCCTTCTGCATTATTCCGCATCTCCGAGGCAATCAGCGATCGCGCACCATCGAATCTATTGTGGCCGAGGCTGAACAATTGGCTGCTGAAGGCGTGCAAGAGCTGATCTTGATCTCCCAAATCACCACCAACTACGGTTTAGATATCTACGGCGAGCCAAAGTTGGACGAACTGCTGCGGGCTTTAGGGAAAGTTAATGTGCCTTGGATTCGCATGCACTATGCCTATCCCACGGGACTCACCCCCAAAGTGATTGCAGCGATTCAGGAAACACCCAACGTTCTGCCTTACCTGGATTTGCCGTTGCAACATTCTCACCCAGAAATTCTGCGGGCGATGAATCGGCCTTGGCAAGGTCGCGTCAACGACAGCATCATCGAACGGCTAAAAACGGCCCTACCTGATGCTGTTCTCCGCACCACTTTTATTGTCGGCTTCCCTGGGGAAACTGATGAGCATTTCGAACACCTGTTACAGTTCGTAGAACGGCATGAGTTTGATCATGTGGGCGTGTTTACCTTTTCAGCTGAAGAGGGCACTCCTGCCTATAGCCTGCCAAATCAAGTACCGCAAGCTATAATGGACAAGCGTCGTGATGCGTTGATGGCCCTTCAACAACCCATTTCCTTGAAGAAGAATCAAGCTGAAATCGGGAAAACTGTTAACGTTCTGATTGAGCAAGAAAATCCTGAAACTGGCGAGTTGGTTGGGCGTTCCATTCGCTTTGCTCCAGAAGTTGACGGCGTTGTCTATGTTCAAGGCGAGGCAGCGCTGGGAACCTTAGTTCCAGTTACGATCGCCGACGCTGATGTTTACGATCTTTATGGTCGCGTTGCACCCTAACAAAAATTAAGGTTGGACAATTTCGTCACTTAGGTCGTAAAATTTCTTAATATGACAGCTATTGACCAAGCGCTCATCAGCGCTGGTTAGTTACAAGAACCTTGGCGAGACCAGGTAGAGGGTTCTAGCCGCAAGTTTTTATTGGCAATGTACCTTAGGAGGTACAGCTTGCAAATTGCCCAAGTGGATAAAACCTTCTAGATCAATACGCTCAGTCTTGGGCAGGGTTCAAACGGCGGACGGCATCCCGTCGAAGCTCGTTGAGGGTAAAGTCACCGCGACTCCCTAAGAGACGAGAAAACTGCGACCAAGCTTTTCATGCTTGGGGCGGGAGTATGCCATGCGATTCATGACCCTTATTTACTAAACTGCATGACTCTTTCGTTTCAAAGTCTCGGCCTCTCTGAAGCCCGCGTTCAACATCTAGAAAAGATCGGTTTTACCACTCCCAGCGCAATTCAAGCCCAAGCCATTCCTCATCTGTTGGCAGGCCGTGACGTAGTAGGCCAAGCCCAGACGGGTACAGGTAAGACTGCTGCTTTTTCGCTGCCCATCCTAGAGCAGATTGATTTGAATGCGGTAGGGGTACAGGCGTTGATCCTAACTCCCACTCGTGAGTTGGCTGTTCAAGTCAGTCAAGCCATTCGTACCTTCAATGATGAACGACGACTGCACATTCTACCGATCTATGGTGGTCAAGCGATCGATCGCCAAATTATGCGTCTCAGACAAGGCGTACAGGTAGTCGTAGGAACTCCTGGACGAGTGTTAGATTTACTCGACCGTGGCGACCTGAAGCTAAACAACCTGCGTTGGTTGGTATTGGATGAAGCCGATGAAATGCTCAATATGGGCTTCATTGACGATGTTGAAAAAATCCTGACCCAGGTGCCCACAGAGCGGCACACCGCTTTTTTCTCGGCTACCATGCCACCGTCGATCCGCAAGCTGGTCAACCGATTCTTGCGATCGCCTATCACGGTCACTATTGAGCAGCCCAAAGCCGCTCCTTCTCGGATTAACCAAGTTGCTTACATGGTGCCCCGTGGTTGCACCAAAGCTAGAGCTTTGCAACCGATTCTGGAACTAGAAGATCCCGAATCAGCGTTGATCTTTGTACGGACTCGCCGAGCTGCTGCCGAACTCACCAGTCAACTGCAAGGCGCAGGTCATAGCGTGGATGAATATCACGGTGACCTCAGCCAAAGCCAGCGGGAACGCCTCTTACATCGCTTCCGGGAAACCCAAGTTCGTTGGGTTGTGGCTACCGACATTGCCGCTCGTGGCATCCACGTTGATGACCTCACCCACGTGATCAACTACGATTTGCCTGATAGCGTTGAAAACTATGTCCACCGGATTGGTCGGACAGGTCGTGCAGGCAAAGAAGGAACTGCAATCTCTCTGGTTCAACCCCTGGATCGCCGCAAGCTGCGGGATATTGAGCGTCACATCCGCCAAGGTCTAGAGATTCGTTCGATCCCCACTCGTGCTCAGATTGAAGCGCGTCACATCGAGAAGCTACAAGCGCAATTGCGTGAAGCATTAGCAGGTGAGCGGATGGCTTCCTTCTTGCCAATCGTGGCGCAGCTGGGTGAAGAGTACGACTCTCACGCGATCGCTGCAGCTGCTCTGCAAATGATTTACGATCGCAGCCGTCCTGCTTGGATGCAATCTGAGGCTTATGAGGATATCGTGACTGACGACAAGCCTCGTCTCAACTCTGGCTCCAAGCCCAAGCCAGTTAAGAAAGTGGTCAAAACTTCTTCAGCACCCCAGGCATCTGCCTCCAAAAACGGCTAATCTTCTCCGCATTCAAACATAAATAGATTTCCCCCTTGTCTGAATTTAGATAAGGGGATTTTTTTATTAAGGAGGAGGGATGAAGGAGGAGGAAAAGATGCTTTAAGCAGGTGAAAGGGGCGTATCGCTAGGAATTAAGGCTATCTCCTAGGCGAGCTACCATTTCGGTGCGCGTGGAGACGTTGAGCTTACGGAACATACGTTTCAGCGCTTGTTTTACGGTGTTTTGGGTAATCCAAAGCTTTTCGCCAATTTCTGCGTTGGTCAGTCCTTGAGCCACTAGTTCTGCAATTTGTTGCTCGCGCTCGGTGAGGCGATCGCTGATGCTGGGCTGTAAACGAGGGGATGTTTGAGGTCGGAAAACAGCCAAACGAGCTG from Trichocoleus desertorum ATA4-8-CV12 includes the following:
- a CDS encoding DEAD/DEAH box helicase gives rise to the protein MTLSFQSLGLSEARVQHLEKIGFTTPSAIQAQAIPHLLAGRDVVGQAQTGTGKTAAFSLPILEQIDLNAVGVQALILTPTRELAVQVSQAIRTFNDERRLHILPIYGGQAIDRQIMRLRQGVQVVVGTPGRVLDLLDRGDLKLNNLRWLVLDEADEMLNMGFIDDVEKILTQVPTERHTAFFSATMPPSIRKLVNRFLRSPITVTIEQPKAAPSRINQVAYMVPRGCTKARALQPILELEDPESALIFVRTRRAAAELTSQLQGAGHSVDEYHGDLSQSQRERLLHRFRETQVRWVVATDIAARGIHVDDLTHVINYDLPDSVENYVHRIGRTGRAGKEGTAISLVQPLDRRKLRDIERHIRQGLEIRSIPTRAQIEARHIEKLQAQLREALAGERMASFLPIVAQLGEEYDSHAIAAAALQMIYDRSRPAWMQSEAYEDIVTDDKPRLNSGSKPKPVKKVVKTSSAPQASASKNG